TCACCCCGACCCGGTCGCCGCGCAGGATGCGGGTGGAGAAGCCCTTGACCACCGGGCGACCGTCGAAGGACTTGCCCAGATCCTCGACCTCGACCACCAGCCGGCCGCTGGCGCCGGCCTCGGCCACCGCCATCTGCACCTGCCGGTCGCCGCGCAACTGTTCGGCCCGGACCCGGCGCAGCTCGCCCAGGTTGCGCACGCGGCCCATGTTCCGCCGACGGCGGGCGGAAATGCCCTCGCGCGACCACCGCGTCTCCTCGGCGATCTTGCGGTCCAATTTGTGCGCGGCCTGCTCCTCCTGCTCGAACACCTCCTGCTGCCACACCTCGAACTCGGCGAAGCCGCGGTCGGTGGCGCGGATGCGCCCGCGGTCCAGCCACGCCACGCGGCGGCCCAGCCGGGTCAGGAAGCGGCGGTCGTGGCTGATCAGGACGAGCGCGCCGCGATAGGCGTCCAGCGTGTCCTCCAGCCAGGCGATCGTCGGCAGGTCCAGATGGTTCGTCGGCTCGTCCAGCAGCAGCACGTCCGGATCGGACACCAGCGCGTGCGCCAGCGCCGCCCGGCGCTGCTCGCCCCCCGACATCACCGACGGGTCGCGTCCGGGGTCCAGATCCAACCGGTCCAGCACGGCGCCGACGGCATGCCGGCCGCCGTCCGGCGGCAGGCCGGCGGCGACATAGTCCTCCACCGTCGCGTAACCGGCCACGTCGGGTTCCTGGGACAGGTAGGACACGCGCGTGCCGGGCTGCAGGAAGCGCGTGCCGCCGTCCAGCTCCTGGCGGCCGGCCAGGACCTTCAGCAGCGTGGACTTGCCGGCGCCGTTGCGGCCCAGCAGGCAGATGCGGTCGCCCCGGCCGACGGCGAGGTCGACCCCGTCGAACAGGGGCCGGCCGCCGAAGCCGAGGATGGCGGATTGCAGGGCGAGGAGAGGGGCTTGAACCATGCCCCTCAGGTAGCGGTTCGGCCGGCGCGATGCCAGTCCGGCGGTGCTCCCAACCTCAGGCCGCGGCGACGATCAGGCGCCCCTCCACCGGCACGCCGGCCT
This sequence is a window from Azospirillaceae bacterium. Protein-coding genes within it:
- a CDS encoding ATP-binding cassette domain-containing protein, whose protein sequence is MVQAPLLALQSAILGFGGRPLFDGVDLAVGRGDRICLLGRNGAGKSTLLKVLAGRQELDGGTRFLQPGTRVSYLSQEPDVAGYATVEDYVAAGLPPDGGRHAVGAVLDRLDLDPGRDPSVMSGGEQRRAALAHALVSDPDVLLLDEPTNHLDLPTIAWLEDTLDAYRGALVLISHDRRFLTRLGRRVAWLDRGRIRATDRGFAEFEVWQQEVFEQEEQAAHKLDRKIAEETRWSREGISARRRRNMGRVRNLGELRRVRAEQLRGDRQVQMAVAEAGASGRLVVEVEDLGKSFDGRPVVKGFSTRILRGDRVGVIGPNGAGKTTLLKMLIGELPPDTGTIRHGTNLELAVFDQRRASLDPEATLRRTLLPDGGDWVEVGGRRKHIAGYLQDFLFESRQMDQPVKALSGGERNRLLLARLFARPSNLLVLDEPTNDLDMDTLDLLEEVLADYQGTLIMVSHDRDFLDRLVTSVIAVEGDGRVVEVAGGWSDYARWKQAREEQAGGQVGGRPAAPAKPDGAATPSGNARPARTGGKLSYKDQRELDQLPARIEALTAKLADLRARLEDPDLYARDPNAFDRLSRELATAQEELAAAEDRWLELEAQREDLTG